The following are from one region of the Sandaracinus amylolyticus genome:
- a CDS encoding SPW repeat domain-containing protein, protein MKRLSPHAHARLDYVLAAAFALAPTLFGFAGSAATLCAIVAIVYFATSLLTAYPLGIAKLVPFPVHGYLEVALVPLLAASPWLLGFHTIEAARNVVLALAVAIAVVWLTTDYRVVERHPEERFAHPRTT, encoded by the coding sequence ATGAAGCGGCTGTCTCCTCACGCCCACGCGCGGCTCGACTACGTGCTCGCCGCGGCGTTCGCGCTCGCGCCGACGCTGTTCGGCTTCGCGGGGAGCGCGGCGACGCTCTGCGCGATCGTGGCGATCGTGTACTTCGCGACGTCGCTGCTGACCGCCTATCCGCTCGGCATCGCGAAGCTCGTCCCGTTCCCGGTGCACGGCTATCTCGAGGTCGCGCTGGTGCCGCTGCTCGCGGCATCACCGTGGCTCCTCGGGTTCCACACCATCGAGGCGGCACGCAACGTCGTCCTCGCGCTCGCGGTGGCGATCGCGGTCGTGTGGCTCACCACCGACTATCGCGTGGTCGAGCGCCATCCCGAGGAGCGCTTCGCGCACCCGCGCACGACGTGA
- a CDS encoding AraC family transcriptional regulator, protein MASRRSTDETASVLDDVLSRVRLRASISASLRLGGAWSFDLGRDARAHFYVVTEGSARIVASGRKPTRLDARDVALVAAGTDHSLRDGWSGASTAVREVRWPAKGVVELEGGGPITRIHSGCLHVDELHAAPLWSALPDVLVVRARRARAIPALDAVLRLLEGDAVTRGPGGQALAARLADVLVIEMVREHLRTSARELRGWLSASHDPRLARSIAAMHRAPAEAWSVDRLARVAGMSRTTFATRFSAQVGRAPLEYLRALRLQHAAMLLREDESASIAEVAAQVGYGSEPAFRRAFKRWASTAPARFRRLAPE, encoded by the coding sequence ATGGCGAGCCGGCGTTCGACCGACGAGACCGCGAGCGTGCTCGACGACGTGCTCTCGCGCGTCCGGCTGCGCGCCTCGATCTCGGCGTCGCTGCGGCTCGGCGGCGCGTGGTCGTTCGATCTCGGCCGCGACGCGCGCGCGCACTTCTACGTCGTGACCGAGGGATCGGCGCGCATCGTCGCGAGCGGGCGCAAGCCCACGCGCCTCGACGCGCGCGACGTGGCGCTCGTCGCGGCGGGCACCGACCACTCGCTGCGCGACGGATGGAGCGGCGCGAGCACGGCCGTGCGCGAGGTGCGATGGCCCGCGAAGGGCGTCGTCGAGCTCGAGGGAGGAGGCCCGATCACGCGCATCCACTCGGGCTGTCTGCACGTCGACGAGCTTCACGCCGCGCCGCTCTGGTCCGCGCTGCCCGACGTGCTGGTCGTCCGCGCCCGGCGTGCCCGCGCGATCCCCGCGCTCGACGCGGTGCTGCGCCTGCTCGAGGGCGACGCGGTGACGCGCGGGCCCGGGGGCCAGGCGCTCGCGGCGCGGCTCGCGGACGTGCTGGTGATCGAGATGGTGCGCGAGCACCTGCGTACCTCGGCGCGCGAGCTCCGCGGCTGGCTCTCCGCGAGCCACGATCCCCGCCTCGCGCGATCGATCGCGGCGATGCACCGCGCGCCCGCCGAGGCATGGTCGGTCGACCGTCTCGCGCGCGTCGCAGGCATGTCGCGCACGACGTTCGCGACACGCTTCTCGGCGCAGGTCGGGCGCGCGCCGCTCGAGTACCTGCGCGCGCTGCGCCTGCAGCACGCGGCGATGCTGCTCCGCGAGGACGAGAGCGCGTCGATCGCGGAGGTCGCGGCGCAGGTCGGCTACGGCTCCGAGCCCGCGTTCCGCCGCGCGTTCAAGCGCTGGGCGAGCACCGCGCCCGCGCGCTTCCGCCGGCTCGCCCCCGAGTGA
- a CDS encoding glutathione S-transferase family protein yields MTKPSITLYTHSGPNPLKVAILLEELEIPYRREIVDVWKGEGQRPEFLAINPNGKIPVLHDHETDQTIFESNAILLHLADRTQRLFPRDGAERSRGMQLLFFQAASIGPMFGQRVWFDRHAPERIVYAIDRYHREGARLERVTETLLGEREHFLDAYSIVDIAFFGWIHSAVGLGYTLDAHPRLAEWHARVRARPAVARALAEHRR; encoded by the coding sequence ATGACGAAGCCGTCGATCACGCTCTACACGCACTCGGGCCCGAACCCGCTCAAGGTCGCCATCCTGCTCGAAGAGCTCGAGATCCCGTATCGCCGCGAGATCGTCGACGTCTGGAAGGGAGAAGGGCAGCGCCCCGAATTCCTCGCGATCAATCCGAACGGGAAGATCCCGGTGCTCCACGATCACGAGACCGATCAGACGATCTTCGAGTCCAACGCGATCCTGCTCCACCTCGCCGACCGGACGCAGCGGCTCTTCCCGCGCGACGGCGCCGAGCGCTCGCGCGGCATGCAGCTGCTCTTCTTCCAGGCCGCGTCGATCGGTCCGATGTTCGGACAGCGCGTCTGGTTCGATCGCCACGCGCCGGAGCGCATCGTGTACGCGATCGATCGGTATCACCGCGAAGGTGCGCGGCTCGAGCGCGTGACGGAGACGCTGCTCGGAGAGCGCGAGCACTTCCTCGACGCGTACTCGATCGTCGACATCGCGTTCTTCGGTTGGATCCACTCCGCCGTGGGCCTCGGCTACACGCTCGACGCGCATCCGCGTCTCGCCGAATGGCACGCTCGCGTGCGGGCCCGGCCCGCGGTCGCGCGTGCGCTCGCGGAGCACCGTCGCTGA
- a CDS encoding serine/threonine-protein kinase — MGTESEQETRSELLEPARSTLDGDLGASSARWQHTADLSRARVGFQLALACTAMFAVCDIGHVIVLGGELVGLWTLRAMLIAWLAIAMVRMRRKPPISERELEFWVVGSIFAFVGTISAMTVLTGGLDSYYGAANLILLGGAGYVPRPWRRTAPAVLLAVLLFPAIVLGGAALLPELRPQLSDDVRLYRFFVVVLLFAASGVFGIGGSHLVYVLRRELGQYRSIGRYQLRRRLGRGGMGEVWAAWHKGLGREVAVKMLRCAFDSPHGHEVDPVAVERFRREVRATSELSHPNTVRVFDYGATEDGILYYAMEILEGENLRTLVRREGPLAPERAVHLISQATRALAEAHRKGIVHRDVKPENVFVVDAGGERDFVKILDFGIAKVVGAPPGEDGLTRTGVVTGTPATMSPEAITASEIGPPADVYALGAVLYFALAGRFPFEGEPASQLVAHLHEPVVPPSVKAGAEVPRDVEEVVLRALEKDPARRYRDAEALAKALAATSVAGRWTPPKSVPPPRSSEPRMRVHSQEMTVDEHLVRTGSAGSGSGRGTDSGRD; from the coding sequence ATGGGGACCGAGAGCGAGCAGGAGACACGCTCCGAGCTGCTCGAGCCGGCGCGCTCGACGCTCGACGGCGATCTCGGTGCGTCCTCCGCGCGCTGGCAGCACACCGCGGATCTCTCGCGTGCGCGCGTCGGGTTCCAGCTCGCGCTCGCGTGCACCGCGATGTTCGCGGTCTGCGACATCGGGCACGTGATCGTGCTCGGCGGCGAGCTCGTCGGGCTCTGGACGCTGCGCGCGATGCTGATCGCGTGGCTCGCGATCGCGATGGTGCGCATGCGCCGCAAGCCACCGATCTCCGAGCGCGAGCTCGAGTTCTGGGTGGTGGGATCGATCTTCGCGTTCGTCGGGACCATCTCCGCGATGACGGTGCTCACCGGCGGGCTCGACAGCTACTACGGCGCGGCGAACCTCATCCTGCTCGGCGGTGCGGGATACGTGCCGCGCCCGTGGCGACGCACTGCGCCCGCGGTGTTGCTCGCGGTGCTGCTCTTCCCGGCGATCGTGCTCGGCGGGGCCGCGCTGCTGCCCGAGCTGCGCCCACAGCTCTCGGACGACGTGCGGCTCTATCGCTTCTTCGTCGTCGTGTTGCTCTTCGCGGCGTCGGGCGTGTTCGGCATCGGCGGCTCGCACCTCGTGTACGTGCTGCGCCGCGAGCTCGGTCAGTACCGCAGCATCGGTCGCTATCAGCTGCGCCGGCGGCTCGGTCGCGGCGGCATGGGCGAGGTGTGGGCCGCGTGGCACAAGGGCCTCGGCCGCGAGGTCGCGGTGAAGATGCTGCGCTGTGCCTTCGACTCGCCGCATGGCCACGAGGTGGACCCGGTCGCGGTGGAGCGCTTCCGTCGCGAGGTGCGCGCGACCTCGGAGCTCTCGCACCCGAACACGGTGCGCGTGTTCGACTACGGCGCGACCGAGGACGGGATCCTCTACTACGCGATGGAGATCCTCGAGGGCGAGAACCTGCGCACGCTGGTGCGGCGCGAGGGACCGCTCGCGCCCGAGCGCGCGGTGCACCTGATCTCGCAGGCGACGCGCGCGCTCGCGGAGGCGCATCGCAAGGGCATCGTGCACCGCGACGTGAAGCCCGAGAACGTGTTCGTGGTGGACGCGGGCGGTGAGCGCGACTTCGTGAAGATCCTCGACTTCGGGATCGCGAAGGTGGTCGGCGCGCCGCCCGGCGAGGACGGGCTGACGCGCACCGGTGTGGTGACCGGCACGCCCGCGACGATGAGCCCGGAGGCGATCACCGCGAGCGAGATCGGCCCGCCCGCCGACGTGTACGCGCTCGGCGCGGTGCTCTACTTCGCGCTCGCGGGGCGCTTTCCGTTCGAGGGCGAGCCCGCGAGCCAGCTCGTGGCGCACCTGCACGAGCCGGTGGTCCCGCCGAGCGTGAAGGCGGGCGCCGAGGTGCCGCGCGACGTCGAAGAGGTCGTGCTGCGCGCGCTCGAGAAGGACCCGGCGCGCCGCTATCGCGACGCGGAGGCGCTCGCGAAGGCGCTCGCGGCGACGAGCGTGGCGGGCCGGTGGACCCCGCCGAAGTCGGTGCCGCCGCCGCGGAGCTCGGAGCCGCGCATGCGCGTGCACAGCCAGGAGATGACGGTCGACGAGCATCTGGTTCGGACGGGGTCGGCCGGGTCGGGGTCGGGACGGGGGACGGATTCGGGGCGGGACTGA
- a CDS encoding N-acetylmuramoyl-L-alanine amidase, with the protein MRTTSSRLLIALVWLAACETPRAALPPTDVDAIPEARATALEIERDWRLEDGFRVAALDAPTGATRIGALVVLDGPGDAPRIEARGARGEWTSLETTFEEPEQRVARVDLPFVAHRAELRVAASDVDRIATITWSAVVPVPVIDEAHDVGVVSAPLRSEFAALGVRDRASWGARATRCTDADPDKARIAIHHTATPSGGDIGARLRGIQAYHMDTNGWCDIGYHFLVSLDGTVWEGRDHDLLGTHVGGNNTGNVGICFIGCFHSSSCNDWTPFMPPDVMIESAGRVAREVARIHEITITTDTLKGHRDHPDQSTACPGDHLHARLDDIRALAGGVTTPRLGAEWVAQSFPTEPFELPQGAVVEGVIEMRNVGTETWAPGATFLGTTQPRDVESALVAPGWIAPNRAATVDREVAPGEVGRFVFAVRAPDTIGDHAQFFTLVQEDVAWFSDPGMGGPADDVLQLRVTSIAVTHVDAGSDAGTSSSIEGGCAITHTRRSPAAALALLLALALLLRRRAA; encoded by the coding sequence ATGCGCACGACGTCGTCGAGGCTGCTGATCGCGCTGGTGTGGCTCGCGGCGTGCGAGACGCCACGTGCGGCGCTGCCACCGACCGACGTCGACGCGATCCCCGAGGCGCGCGCGACCGCGCTCGAGATCGAGCGCGACTGGCGCCTCGAGGACGGCTTCCGCGTCGCTGCGCTCGATGCGCCCACCGGCGCGACGCGCATCGGTGCGCTGGTGGTGCTCGACGGGCCCGGGGACGCGCCGCGGATCGAGGCGCGCGGCGCCCGTGGTGAGTGGACGTCGCTGGAGACGACGTTCGAGGAGCCCGAGCAGCGCGTCGCGCGTGTCGATCTGCCGTTCGTCGCGCATCGCGCCGAGCTGCGCGTCGCTGCGTCCGACGTCGATCGCATCGCGACGATCACCTGGTCCGCGGTGGTGCCGGTGCCGGTGATCGACGAGGCGCACGACGTGGGCGTGGTGAGCGCGCCGCTGCGCAGCGAGTTCGCGGCGCTCGGCGTGCGCGATCGGGCGAGCTGGGGCGCGCGCGCGACGCGCTGCACCGACGCCGATCCCGACAAGGCGCGCATCGCGATCCACCACACCGCGACGCCGTCGGGCGGCGACATCGGCGCGCGCCTGCGGGGCATCCAGGCGTACCACATGGACACCAACGGCTGGTGCGACATCGGGTACCACTTCCTCGTGTCGCTCGACGGCACGGTGTGGGAAGGGCGCGATCACGATCTGCTCGGCACCCACGTCGGCGGCAACAACACCGGCAACGTCGGCATCTGCTTCATCGGGTGCTTCCACTCGAGCAGCTGCAACGACTGGACGCCGTTCATGCCGCCCGACGTGATGATCGAGAGCGCGGGGCGCGTCGCACGCGAGGTCGCGCGCATCCACGAGATCACGATCACCACCGACACGCTGAAGGGGCATCGCGATCATCCCGATCAGAGCACCGCGTGCCCCGGTGATCATCTGCACGCGCGGCTCGACGACATCCGCGCGCTCGCGGGCGGTGTGACGACGCCGCGCCTCGGCGCCGAGTGGGTCGCGCAGAGCTTTCCGACCGAGCCCTTCGAGCTGCCGCAGGGAGCCGTCGTCGAGGGTGTGATCGAGATGCGCAACGTCGGCACCGAGACGTGGGCGCCGGGCGCGACGTTCCTCGGCACGACGCAGCCACGCGACGTCGAGAGCGCGCTCGTGGCGCCGGGATGGATCGCGCCGAACCGTGCTGCGACGGTCGATCGCGAGGTCGCGCCGGGCGAGGTCGGCCGCTTCGTGTTCGCGGTGCGCGCGCCCGACACGATCGGCGATCACGCGCAGTTCTTCACGCTCGTGCAGGAAGACGTCGCGTGGTTCTCCGATCCCGGCATGGGCGGCCCGGCGGACGACGTGCTGCAGCTACGCGTGACCTCGATCGCCGTGACCCACGTCGATGCGGGCAGCGATGCCGGCACCTCGAGCTCGATCGAAGGCGGCTGCGCGATCACCCACACGCGCCGTTCGCCCGCCGCAGCGCTCGCGCTCCTCCTCGCGCTCGCGCTGCTGCTGCGCCGACGCGCGGCGTGA
- a CDS encoding MopE-related protein gives MRSLRPTFVLLVLWLAGCGDDPADPTLDGGGTDATVVCTQDEDCDDDRFCNGVEDCAPASPSADARGCAPATVSPCVTGQTCDESARSCTTECSVTEDADGDGARAMECGGDDCDDADETRFPEATEVCDLLGHDEDCDPTTYGERDVDGDGETDALCCNGETCGRDCDDLRRGTSPDASEVCDGLDNDCDDLVDERVTVAVWPDLDFDLHGDSSATAEMRCAGAFGYATVGDDCDDDDPAVHPAQVEICDGKDNDCDALQDEAPAAVTWYADADGDGFGSSDPTLARVSCTPLPGYSLRATDCDDSRAGMSPATPERCDGLDNDCNGRPDFILGARDTEDDDGDGHADLACPGGDDCDDRDPTSAPESAEICDGRDNDCNGEIDDGSAMGSWWIDRDGDTYGDDDTEPVMSCSFVRGRIPRGGDCDDSSADRRPGAREVCDGSDDDCDELVDEGSERGAYYVDADGDGLGAGTALLACVAPSDRVDNASDCDDTNRTIGAARVFFVDADGDTWGDPLRSELSCATLSNRVTRGGDCADGDATIYPMATERCGGGDEDCDGTTDEDPAASASCTITGASGVCSAGACTIGMCAPGLGDCNTSSTDGCETSLRTDPTSCGTCGVMCGAGERCRDGECARVTSITAGDSHVCALLDTGRVACWGSNLYAQLGRGTTGSSGAPPTDASQLVSLYTGAVLEDVVEVDSHPDANFTCAVRATGQVVCWGQNHELQIGDDAPASYASRAVPIPGIGGATHVTVGARHACAIVGSGEVRCWGSNSGGQLVSGSTTPVRSGAPVTAVENEGGIQRPIPDAIAIAAANELTCVLHAGGQRVSCAGRNGSGGGATGQLGRGTLAAGIYPIADDAIFPVGTVLNGLQGGAGSYDGFMCATRAVGAPLCWGLNTYEALGPGGAIQAPRAFQPLLFAQTQGLAIGQEFLCVRYTNESFGPRVACSGLGGSGQLGNDSTSNSATPTDVISAPADGPRGFLRSDEITQLTAGRAFVCALLTNGAVTCWGQPAMIYGDGTTTARRVAIPTSVASNLP, from the coding sequence ATGCGTTCGCTGCGCCCCACCTTCGTCCTGCTCGTCCTCTGGCTCGCCGGCTGCGGCGACGACCCAGCCGATCCCACGCTCGATGGTGGCGGCACCGACGCCACCGTCGTGTGCACGCAGGACGAGGACTGCGACGACGATCGCTTCTGCAACGGCGTCGAGGACTGCGCGCCCGCATCGCCCTCCGCCGACGCGCGAGGCTGCGCGCCCGCGACGGTGTCGCCGTGCGTCACCGGACAGACCTGCGACGAGAGCGCGCGCTCGTGCACGACCGAGTGCAGCGTGACCGAGGACGCCGACGGCGACGGCGCGCGCGCGATGGAGTGCGGCGGCGACGACTGCGACGACGCCGACGAGACGCGCTTCCCCGAGGCCACCGAGGTCTGCGATCTGCTCGGCCACGACGAGGACTGCGACCCCACGACCTACGGCGAGCGCGACGTCGACGGCGACGGCGAGACCGACGCGCTCTGCTGCAACGGAGAGACGTGCGGGCGCGACTGCGACGATCTCCGCCGCGGCACCTCGCCCGACGCGAGCGAGGTGTGCGACGGGCTCGACAACGACTGCGACGATCTCGTCGACGAGCGCGTGACGGTCGCGGTGTGGCCCGACCTCGACTTCGATCTCCACGGCGACTCGAGCGCGACCGCCGAGATGCGCTGCGCGGGCGCGTTCGGCTACGCGACCGTCGGCGACGACTGCGACGACGACGATCCCGCGGTGCACCCCGCGCAGGTCGAGATCTGCGACGGGAAGGACAACGACTGCGACGCGCTGCAGGACGAGGCGCCCGCTGCCGTCACCTGGTACGCCGACGCCGACGGCGACGGATTCGGCAGCTCCGACCCGACGCTCGCGCGCGTGAGCTGCACGCCGCTGCCCGGCTACTCGCTGCGCGCCACCGACTGCGACGACTCGCGCGCCGGCATGAGCCCGGCGACGCCCGAGCGCTGCGACGGCCTCGACAACGACTGCAACGGCCGTCCCGACTTCATCCTCGGCGCGCGCGACACCGAGGACGACGACGGCGACGGACACGCCGACCTCGCGTGCCCCGGCGGCGACGACTGCGACGATCGTGACCCCACGAGCGCCCCGGAGTCCGCGGAGATCTGCGACGGGCGCGACAACGACTGCAACGGCGAGATCGACGACGGCTCGGCGATGGGCTCGTGGTGGATCGATCGCGACGGCGACACCTACGGCGACGACGACACCGAGCCCGTGATGTCGTGCTCGTTCGTGCGCGGCCGCATCCCCCGCGGCGGTGACTGCGACGACTCGAGCGCCGATCGCCGCCCCGGCGCGCGCGAGGTGTGCGACGGCTCGGACGACGACTGCGACGAGCTCGTCGACGAGGGCTCGGAGCGCGGCGCGTACTACGTCGATGCCGACGGCGACGGGCTCGGCGCGGGCACCGCGCTGCTCGCCTGCGTCGCGCCGAGCGATCGTGTCGACAACGCGAGCGACTGCGACGACACCAACCGCACGATCGGCGCGGCGCGCGTCTTCTTCGTCGACGCCGACGGAGACACCTGGGGCGATCCGCTTCGCTCCGAGCTCTCGTGCGCGACGCTCTCGAACCGCGTGACGCGCGGCGGCGACTGCGCCGACGGCGACGCGACGATCTACCCGATGGCGACCGAGCGCTGCGGCGGCGGTGACGAGGACTGCGACGGCACGACCGACGAAGATCCCGCCGCGAGCGCGAGCTGCACCATCACCGGCGCGAGCGGCGTGTGCAGCGCGGGCGCGTGCACGATCGGGATGTGCGCGCCGGGCCTCGGGGACTGCAACACGAGCAGCACCGACGGCTGCGAGACCTCGCTGCGCACCGACCCGACGAGCTGCGGCACGTGCGGCGTGATGTGCGGCGCCGGCGAGCGCTGTCGCGACGGTGAGTGCGCGCGCGTCACGTCGATCACCGCGGGCGACTCGCACGTGTGCGCGCTGCTCGACACCGGTCGCGTCGCGTGTTGGGGCTCGAACCTCTACGCGCAGCTCGGTCGCGGCACGACGGGCAGCTCGGGCGCGCCGCCGACCGATGCGTCGCAGCTCGTCTCGCTCTACACCGGCGCGGTGCTCGAGGACGTGGTCGAGGTCGACAGTCATCCCGACGCCAACTTCACGTGCGCGGTGCGCGCGACCGGTCAGGTCGTGTGCTGGGGTCAGAACCACGAGCTGCAGATCGGCGACGACGCGCCGGCGAGCTACGCGTCGCGCGCGGTCCCGATCCCCGGCATCGGCGGCGCGACCCACGTCACGGTGGGCGCGCGCCACGCGTGCGCGATCGTCGGGAGCGGCGAGGTGCGCTGCTGGGGATCGAACTCGGGCGGTCAGCTCGTGAGCGGGAGCACCACGCCGGTGCGCAGCGGCGCGCCGGTGACCGCGGTGGAGAACGAAGGCGGGATCCAGCGGCCGATCCCCGACGCGATCGCGATCGCCGCGGCGAACGAGCTCACGTGTGTGCTGCACGCCGGTGGCCAGCGCGTCTCGTGCGCGGGGCGCAACGGCAGCGGCGGCGGCGCGACGGGACAGCTCGGTCGCGGGACGCTCGCGGCCGGCATCTACCCGATCGCCGACGACGCGATCTTCCCGGTGGGCACCGTGCTCAACGGGCTCCAAGGCGGTGCCGGCTCGTACGACGGATTCATGTGCGCGACGCGCGCGGTGGGCGCGCCGCTGTGCTGGGGGCTCAACACGTACGAGGCGCTCGGGCCGGGCGGTGCGATCCAGGCGCCGCGCGCGTTCCAGCCCCTGCTCTTCGCACAGACCCAGGGGCTCGCGATCGGCCAGGAGTTCCTCTGCGTGCGCTACACCAACGAGTCGTTCGGACCGCGCGTCGCGTGCTCCGGGCTCGGCGGCAGCGGACAGCTCGGCAACGACTCGACGAGCAACTCGGCGACGCCGACCGACGTGATCAGCGCGCCCGCGGATGGGCCTCGCGGGTTCCTGCGCAGCGACGAGATCACGCAGCTCACGGCGGGGCGCGCGTTCGTGTGCGCGCTCCTGACGAACGGCGCGGTCACGTGCTGGGGTCAGCCCGCGATGATCTACGGAGACGGGACGACGACCGCGCGAAGGGTGGCGATCCCGACCTCGGTGGCCTCGAACCTTCCGTGA
- a CDS encoding LysR family transcriptional regulator, whose protein sequence is MAPNAELSRWDDVRVFLAVVRQGSFTLAAQTLETDQSTVSRRIAALESELGGPLFERTPRGPVTTELGARLREDAERIEAEVHRFADAALGHERDVRGRVRIATTEGIALHFVVPRVLPALREAYPELELELVTSDRAVDLAAREADVAIRFFRTTRGDLVGRRVARLRTGVLATKALAKRARRRDPASLAWIATEIDGVATPEAAWLAQHVSTPPVLRCSSYEVQVAAIRAGLGVGLAPLALRRVYPELAPIEGLPAGPTLELHVVTRRAIRTLPRIAAVIDALVEHLAAIDR, encoded by the coding sequence ATGGCTCCGAACGCCGAGCTCTCTCGATGGGACGACGTGCGCGTCTTCCTCGCGGTGGTGCGCCAGGGCAGCTTCACCCTCGCCGCACAGACGCTGGAGACCGATCAGTCGACGGTCAGCCGCCGCATCGCCGCGCTGGAGAGCGAGCTCGGCGGACCGCTCTTCGAGCGCACCCCGCGCGGTCCGGTGACCACCGAGCTCGGCGCGCGCCTGCGCGAGGACGCGGAGCGCATCGAGGCCGAGGTGCACCGCTTCGCCGACGCCGCGTTGGGCCACGAGCGCGACGTGCGCGGCCGCGTGCGCATCGCGACCACCGAGGGCATCGCGCTGCACTTCGTCGTGCCGCGGGTGCTGCCCGCGTTGCGCGAGGCGTACCCGGAGCTCGAGCTCGAGCTGGTCACCAGCGATCGCGCGGTCGATCTCGCGGCGCGTGAGGCCGACGTCGCCATTCGTTTCTTCCGCACCACGCGCGGCGATCTCGTCGGCCGTCGGGTCGCGCGCCTGCGCACCGGCGTGCTCGCGACCAAGGCGCTCGCGAAGCGCGCGCGCCGTCGTGATCCCGCGTCGCTCGCATGGATCGCGACCGAGATCGACGGCGTGGCGACACCCGAGGCCGCATGGCTCGCGCAGCACGTGAGCACGCCGCCGGTGCTGCGCTGCTCGAGCTACGAGGTGCAGGTCGCGGCGATCCGCGCCGGGCTCGGCGTGGGTCTCGCGCCGCTCGCGCTGCGTCGGGTGTACCCCGAGCTCGCGCCGATCGAGGGACTGCCCGCGGGCCCCACGCTCGAGCTCCACGTCGTGACGCGCCGCGCGATCCGCACCCTGCCCCGGATCGCCGCGGTGATCGACGCGCTGGTGGAGCACCTGGCCGCGATCGATCGCTGA
- a CDS encoding NAD(P)H-dependent oxidoreductase, protein MHTTDALTRLPMQRCMTIVVLMSRTDVLVLLGHADPNSFNGALADAYLRGAERAGARTERIDLASLELDLVLRAGFRGEQALEPDLVRLQRAIERARHVVWVFPTYWASPPAVVRGVIDRLFLPGWAFRYEGGALPKGLLAGRSSRVITTMDSPSWWYALAHHRALHATMGTATLTFCGFAPVRFTTVHGVREMDEARRTSWIARVGAIGERDGRGLARPLLAA, encoded by the coding sequence GTGCATACCACCGATGCGCTCACGCGGCTGCCGATGCAGCGCTGCATGACCATCGTCGTCCTCATGAGCCGAACCGACGTCCTCGTCCTCTTGGGACATGCCGATCCGAACAGCTTCAACGGCGCGCTCGCCGACGCGTACCTGCGGGGCGCCGAGCGCGCCGGGGCGCGCACCGAGCGCATCGATCTCGCCTCGCTCGAGCTCGACCTCGTGCTGCGCGCGGGGTTCCGCGGCGAGCAAGCGCTGGAGCCCGACCTCGTGCGCCTGCAGCGCGCGATCGAGCGAGCGCGCCACGTCGTGTGGGTGTTCCCGACGTACTGGGCGTCGCCGCCGGCGGTGGTGCGCGGTGTGATCGATCGGCTCTTCCTGCCGGGGTGGGCGTTCCGCTACGAGGGTGGCGCGCTCCCGAAGGGACTGCTCGCGGGGCGCTCGTCGCGGGTGATCACGACGATGGACAGTCCGTCGTGGTGGTACGCGCTGGCGCACCATCGCGCGCTGCACGCGACGATGGGCACGGCGACGCTGACGTTCTGCGGGTTCGCGCCGGTGCGGTTCACGACCGTGCACGGCGTGCGCGAGATGGACGAGGCGCGGCGCACGTCGTGGATCGCACGGGTGGGCGCGATCGGAGAGCGTGATGGTCGTGGGCTCGCGCGGCCGCTGCTCGCGGCGTGA